One part of the Janthinobacterium sp. 17J80-10 genome encodes these proteins:
- a CDS encoding LysR family transcriptional regulator, with product MAQASMDDLVAFLAVAREKSFTRAAAQLGVSQPALSAKITALEARLGVRLLTRTTRSVSTTEAGERLLQSIGPHFEGIESGLAALSELRDKPAGSLRITSVEHASQTILAPALAKLLPDYPDITVEIINDYGLADIVADRFDAGIRLGEQVAQDMIAVRIGPDFKQFVVGAPSYFEKRGIPNTPHDLTGHHCIALRLPSSGGYWSWPFVKNGQELKVRPGGQLSFNTITLQLDSALSGLGLGYLPEDVVSEHLSTGRLVRVLADWSSPMSGYHLYYPSRRQKTPAFSLLVDALSYRRTLPPKRGNSVV from the coding sequence ATGGCACAGGCGAGCATGGATGATCTTGTCGCGTTCCTGGCAGTTGCACGGGAGAAAAGCTTTACGCGGGCAGCGGCCCAGCTTGGCGTTTCACAACCCGCGCTGAGTGCGAAGATCACTGCGCTTGAAGCGCGATTGGGGGTCCGATTACTCACCAGAACGACGCGTAGCGTCTCCACGACTGAGGCTGGCGAACGCCTATTACAATCGATTGGCCCGCATTTCGAGGGTATCGAATCGGGATTGGCTGCTTTAAGCGAACTGCGGGACAAGCCGGCCGGTAGCTTGCGTATCACTTCGGTCGAACATGCGTCCCAGACTATCCTGGCGCCGGCGCTTGCGAAGCTCCTGCCTGACTATCCTGATATTACGGTCGAAATCATCAATGACTACGGCCTTGCAGACATCGTGGCTGATCGATTCGACGCGGGTATACGCTTAGGCGAACAGGTCGCGCAAGATATGATTGCTGTGCGTATAGGACCGGACTTCAAACAATTCGTGGTCGGTGCCCCTTCGTATTTCGAGAAGCGGGGCATACCGAATACGCCACACGACCTGACCGGGCATCACTGTATTGCGTTACGCCTTCCGTCTTCCGGCGGTTACTGGTCGTGGCCGTTTGTAAAAAATGGACAGGAGCTCAAAGTGCGGCCTGGAGGGCAATTGTCGTTCAACACAATTACGCTTCAGCTGGATAGCGCTCTTTCGGGGCTAGGCCTGGGATACTTGCCGGAGGATGTAGTGAGCGAACATTTATCGACCGGTCGACTGGTGCGGGTCTTGGCGGATTGGTCGTCGCCGATGTCCGGATATCACTTGTATTATCCGAGCCGTCGCCAAAAGACACCCGCCTTTTCCCTGTTGGTTGATGCGCTAAGCTATCGGAGAACTTTGCCGCCAAAGCGCGGCAACTCAGTCGTATAA
- a CDS encoding DUF934 domain-containing protein: MRNIIKDRQIVADDWTVLKLEEGQAPESATVAPGKVLVPLTVWLAQRATLAARSDVGVWIDSHERAEDLKDDAAKLPLIAVNFPKFADGRGYSIAYNLRSRLKYTGELRAIGDVLRDQLFYMQRAGFNAFAVREDKDINDALKGLGDFTQPYQNSTDIRAPLFRRVHRNGASA, translated from the coding sequence ATGCGTAACATCATCAAGGACCGCCAGATCGTGGCGGATGACTGGACTGTCCTGAAGCTGGAAGAAGGCCAGGCGCCGGAAAGCGCAACGGTTGCCCCCGGCAAGGTCCTGGTGCCGCTGACGGTATGGCTGGCCCAGCGCGCCACCCTCGCCGCGCGCAGCGATGTCGGCGTCTGGATCGACAGTCACGAGCGCGCCGAAGACCTGAAGGACGACGCAGCGAAGCTGCCGCTGATCGCCGTGAATTTCCCGAAATTCGCCGATGGCCGCGGCTATTCGATCGCCTATAACCTGCGCTCGCGCCTGAAGTACACGGGTGAGTTGCGTGCCATTGGCGACGTCCTGCGCGACCAGCTGTTCTACATGCAGCGCGCCGGCTTCAATGCCTTTGCCGTGCGTGAAGACAAGGACATCAATGATGCGCTGAAGGGCTTGGGCGATTTTACCCAGCCTTACCAGAATTCCACGGATATCCGCGCACCGCTGTTCCGCCGTGTGCATCGCAACGGGGCGTCGGCGTGA
- a CDS encoding aldo/keto reductase, with translation MKQRKLGTLQVSEIGAGCMNMSGNYNVPVSKDQGIKTIRKAFENGVTFFDTAEVYGPYINEELVGEALQPFRDQVKIATKFGFAIDGTIATNSRPEHIRKVVEESLKRLRTDHIDLYYQHRIDPNVPVEEVAGAIKDLIQQGKVLHFGLSEASAKSIRRAHAVQPVSAVQSEYSLWTRNVELNGVLATCNELGIGFVPWAPVGEGFLTGKIDTNTKFDQKNDFRAGFPRFSKEFLPLNMPIIEWIKAYAARKGATPSQISLAWLLAKGSNIVPIPGTRSEDHLLENLGARRFQLTAADVQEIETSLSKFPVYGDRMGKEHMSQIDYTV, from the coding sequence ATGAAACAGCGGAAACTTGGAACGTTGCAGGTCTCGGAAATTGGCGCCGGCTGCATGAACATGAGCGGCAATTACAATGTGCCGGTGTCCAAGGATCAGGGCATTAAGACGATCCGGAAGGCATTCGAGAACGGCGTCACTTTCTTCGATACTGCAGAGGTTTACGGGCCGTACATCAATGAAGAACTGGTTGGTGAAGCGCTCCAGCCTTTCCGTGATCAAGTAAAGATCGCCACAAAGTTTGGCTTCGCCATTGACGGCACGATTGCAACAAATAGTCGCCCAGAACATATCCGCAAGGTCGTCGAAGAATCGCTGAAGCGCCTGCGCACCGATCACATCGACCTTTATTACCAGCACCGTATTGATCCAAACGTGCCGGTCGAAGAAGTCGCCGGAGCCATTAAAGATCTTATCCAACAAGGCAAAGTGCTGCATTTTGGCCTTTCAGAGGCGAGTGCGAAGTCGATCCGGCGCGCGCATGCGGTCCAGCCCGTATCTGCAGTCCAGTCGGAATACTCATTGTGGACTCGCAACGTTGAATTGAATGGCGTACTCGCCACTTGCAACGAGTTAGGCATTGGCTTTGTACCTTGGGCGCCTGTTGGTGAGGGATTCCTGACAGGGAAGATCGATACGAATACCAAGTTTGATCAGAAGAACGACTTCCGCGCAGGTTTCCCTCGGTTCTCAAAGGAATTCCTGCCGTTGAACATGCCGATCATCGAATGGATTAAAGCTTACGCAGCCAGGAAAGGCGCGACGCCATCGCAGATCTCGTTGGCATGGCTGCTGGCGAAAGGTTCCAATATCGTTCCGATCCCAGGCACACGAAGCGAGGACCATCTGCTCGAAAACCTCGGTGCCCGGCGCTTTCAGCTTACCGCAGCCGACGTGCAAGAGATCGAGACGTCGCTGTCCAAATTCCCGGTCTACGGAGACCGCATGGGCAAAGAACACATGAGCCAGATCGATTACACGGTCTAG
- a CDS encoding sulfite exporter TauE/SafE family protein, translated as MDFSYIVSGFAVGILVGLTGVGGGSLMTPLLTLLFGVAPTTAVGTDLAFASITKGAGTIAHRYKGNVHWDIVKKLCLGALPAALIATLALKYLGGFDAQINQFIRYSIGCSVLLTVVALLFRGRMLKWLKHHPEKQLQGSNLTIATITAGAVLGALVTISSIGAGAIGATLLVLMYPRLSPAEIAGTDIAYAVPLTAIAAIGHWWLGSINWSLLLMLLIGSVPGITLGAMGSRAIPEKVLRALLATTLTGVAVKLLST; from the coding sequence ATGGATTTTTCTTATATAGTGTCGGGGTTCGCCGTCGGCATCCTGGTAGGGCTGACTGGCGTGGGCGGCGGTTCCCTGATGACGCCGCTCCTGACTTTGCTGTTTGGCGTCGCGCCCACGACCGCGGTAGGTACCGACCTGGCGTTCGCCTCGATTACCAAAGGCGCCGGTACTATTGCGCACCGCTACAAAGGCAATGTCCACTGGGATATTGTCAAAAAGCTTTGCCTGGGCGCCCTTCCGGCTGCCCTGATTGCCACGCTGGCGCTGAAATATTTAGGCGGTTTCGACGCCCAGATCAACCAGTTCATCCGCTACTCGATCGGCTGCTCGGTGCTCTTGACCGTGGTTGCCCTGTTGTTCCGTGGCCGCATGTTGAAGTGGTTGAAACACCATCCTGAAAAACAGCTACAAGGCAGCAATCTAACTATTGCTACAATTACGGCTGGCGCCGTACTCGGCGCGCTGGTGACCATCTCATCGATTGGCGCCGGCGCGATCGGCGCGACCCTGCTGGTTCTGATGTATCCTCGCCTGTCGCCCGCCGAAATTGCCGGCACCGACATCGCTTACGCCGTCCCGCTGACTGCCATTGCCGCCATCGGCCACTGGTGGCTCGGCTCGATCAACTGGAGCTTGCTGCTGATGCTCCTGATCGGTTCGGTCCCCGGAATCACGCTTGGTGCAATGGGATCCCGTGCCATTCCGGAAAAGGTGTTGCGTGCATTGCTGGCCACCACGCTGACCGGCGTCGCCGTGAAGTTACTGAGTACCTAG
- a CDS encoding nitrite/sulfite reductase, with product MYRYDQYDHQIIQERVAQFRDQVRRRISDELTEDEFRILRLQNGLYMQRHAYMHRIAVPYGMLSSKQMRMLAHIARKYDRGYGHFTTRQNIQFNWINLEDAPAILADLATVEMHAIQTSGNCVRNISSDQFAGVAADELIDPRPYCEILRQWSTFHPEFAYLPRKFKIAINGAVEDRAAIGMHDIGLTVVRNDQGEIGFRVMVGGGLGRTPLVGATIREFLPWQHALTYIEAILRVYNQHGRRDNIYKARIKILLKALGAEEFARQTEAEWVDLKDSEATLTVEELQRVAAYFTAPAYLTLPASDAAFEQEKATNKAFANWVLRNVKAHKVPGYAAVVLSLKKTGVPPGDITADQMEFVADLADRYSFGELRSAHEQNLILADVRQADLVSLWKEAKAHGLATPNIGLLTDMICCPGGDFCSLANAKSIPIAGAIAERFDNLDFLHDIGEIELNISGCINACGHHHIGNIGILGVDKDGSEWYQVSLGGAQGNDIAVGKIIGPSFSAGQMPEVIDRILQVYVRDRTEDEKFIDTVRRIGITPFKEYVYATPIKTELQHGEDAYA from the coding sequence ATGTATCGCTACGACCAATACGATCACCAGATCATCCAGGAACGCGTTGCGCAGTTCCGCGACCAGGTGCGCCGCCGCATCTCGGACGAACTGACCGAAGATGAATTCCGCATCCTGCGCCTGCAAAATGGCCTGTACATGCAGCGGCACGCCTATATGCATCGCATTGCCGTGCCTTACGGCATGCTGTCGTCGAAGCAGATGCGCATGCTCGCGCATATCGCCCGCAAGTACGACCGCGGCTACGGTCACTTCACCACGCGCCAGAATATCCAGTTCAACTGGATCAACCTGGAAGACGCGCCTGCCATCCTGGCGGATCTGGCCACCGTTGAAATGCATGCGATCCAGACTTCCGGCAATTGCGTGCGCAACATCAGTTCCGACCAGTTTGCCGGCGTTGCCGCCGACGAGCTCATCGATCCGCGCCCGTATTGCGAAATCCTGCGCCAGTGGAGCACTTTCCACCCCGAATTCGCCTACCTGCCGCGCAAGTTCAAGATCGCCATCAATGGCGCCGTCGAAGACCGCGCCGCCATCGGCATGCACGACATCGGCCTGACCGTCGTCAGGAATGACCAGGGCGAGATCGGTTTCCGCGTCATGGTCGGCGGCGGCCTCGGCCGGACCCCGCTGGTCGGCGCCACGATCCGCGAATTCCTGCCCTGGCAGCACGCGCTGACCTATATCGAAGCGATCCTGCGGGTCTACAACCAGCATGGCCGCCGCGACAATATCTACAAGGCCCGCATCAAGATCCTGCTGAAAGCCCTGGGCGCGGAAGAATTCGCCCGCCAGACTGAAGCCGAATGGGTCGACCTGAAGGATAGCGAAGCCACCCTGACAGTCGAGGAACTGCAGCGCGTCGCTGCCTACTTCACGGCGCCGGCTTACCTGACGCTGCCCGCTTCCGACGCTGCCTTCGAACAGGAAAAAGCCACCAACAAGGCTTTCGCCAACTGGGTCCTGCGCAACGTCAAGGCGCATAAGGTGCCGGGCTATGCCGCCGTGGTCCTGTCGCTGAAGAAAACCGGCGTGCCGCCGGGCGACATTACCGCTGACCAGATGGAATTCGTCGCCGACCTGGCCGACCGCTACAGCTTCGGCGAATTGCGTTCCGCCCATGAGCAAAACCTGATCCTGGCCGATGTGCGCCAGGCCGACCTGGTTTCGCTGTGGAAGGAAGCCAAGGCCCATGGCCTGGCCACGCCGAATATCGGTCTGTTGACCGACATGATCTGCTGCCCTGGCGGCGACTTCTGCTCGCTGGCCAATGCCAAGTCGATCCCGATCGCCGGCGCCATCGCCGAGCGTTTCGACAACCTCGACTTCCTGCATGACATCGGCGAGATCGAACTGAACATTTCGGGTTGCATCAATGCCTGCGGCCACCACCACATCGGCAACATCGGCATCCTCGGCGTCGACAAGGATGGCAGCGAGTGGTACCAGGTGTCGCTGGGCGGCGCCCAGGGCAACGACATCGCCGTCGGCAAGATCATCGGGCCGTCGTTCTCTGCCGGCCAGATGCCGGAAGTGATCGACCGCATCCTGCAAGTCTACGTGCGCGACCGCACCGAAGACGAAAAATTCATCGACACGGTGCGCCGCATCGGCATTACGCCTTTCAAGGAATATGTCTATGCCACCCCGATCAAAACCGAACTGCAGCACGGAGAAGATGCGTATGCGTAA
- a CDS encoding CysB family HTH-type transcriptional regulator produces the protein MNLHQLRFVREAVRQNFSLTEAARALFTSQPGVSKAIIELEEELGIDIFLRHGKRIRGLTEPGRAVLKSVELIMQEIDGLKQIGKEFAAQDSGGFTIATTHTQARYALPKVVQAFTQKYPKVRLSLIQGNPRQIAEMVLKDQADLAIATEAIATQDGLVTLPCYQWEHIVVVPQEHPLLKSDDITLEEIAAYPVITYDSAFTGRNKIDHAFALRNLKPDILLEAIDADVIKTYVELNMGVGIIAGMAFDPERDRNLRAIPVGHLFGTNVSRVAVKQGAYLRSYVYTFIELLAPVLNRKMIERAMNGEKDHYDL, from the coding sequence ATGAATCTTCATCAGTTACGCTTTGTGCGGGAAGCGGTCCGGCAGAATTTCAGCCTGACCGAGGCAGCCAGGGCATTGTTTACCTCCCAGCCAGGTGTTTCCAAAGCGATTATCGAGCTGGAAGAAGAATTGGGGATCGACATTTTCTTGCGCCACGGCAAGCGAATTCGCGGCCTGACCGAGCCAGGACGTGCCGTGCTGAAGTCCGTGGAACTGATTATGCAGGAAATCGATGGCCTGAAACAGATTGGCAAGGAATTCGCCGCGCAGGATAGCGGCGGTTTTACCATTGCGACCACGCACACCCAGGCGCGCTACGCCTTGCCCAAGGTCGTGCAAGCCTTTACCCAAAAATATCCCAAGGTGAGGTTGTCTTTAATACAAGGCAATCCCAGGCAAATTGCTGAAATGGTCTTGAAAGACCAGGCCGACCTGGCAATTGCCACCGAAGCCATTGCCACCCAGGACGGGTTGGTGACGTTGCCATGCTATCAATGGGAACATATCGTGGTAGTCCCGCAAGAACACCCCTTGCTGAAGTCCGACGACATCACGCTGGAAGAAATCGCGGCCTATCCGGTCATTACCTATGACAGTGCGTTTACCGGACGTAACAAGATCGACCATGCCTTTGCCCTCCGTAACCTGAAGCCCGATATCCTGCTCGAAGCGATTGACGCCGATGTCATCAAGACTTACGTGGAATTGAACATGGGGGTTGGCATCATCGCCGGCATGGCGTTTGACCCGGAGCGCGACCGCAATTTGCGGGCGATTCCCGTCGGCCACCTGTTCGGCACCAATGTCTCGCGCGTTGCGGTCAAGCAGGGCGCTTACCTGCGCAGCTATGTCTATACCTTCATCGAATTGCTGGCGCCGGTACTGAACCGCAAGATGATCGAACGGGCCATGAACGGCGAAAAGGATCACTACGACCTGTAA